A region of Candidatus Rokuibacteriota bacterium DNA encodes the following proteins:
- a CDS encoding zinc ribbon domain-containing protein — MPIYEYHCAGCRRRVSLLILAPSSAPSPRCPRCGSEALTRLMSRFATLKSEEDRLESLADPSKLGDFDEDDPKSMARFMKKMGQEMGDDLGEDFDEAVDEAMEEASAGGEGAEGGGDDDI, encoded by the coding sequence GTGCCGATTTACGAGTACCACTGCGCGGGTTGCCGTCGGCGGGTGAGCCTGCTGATCCTCGCGCCGTCCTCGGCGCCCTCACCCCGCTGTCCCCGGTGCGGGAGCGAGGCCCTCACCCGGCTCATGTCCCGCTTCGCCACCCTCAAGTCGGAAGAGGACCGGCTCGAGTCGCTAGCCGATCCGAGCAAGCTCGGCGACTTCGACGAGGACGACCCGAAGAGCATGGCGCGCTTCATGAAGAAGATGGGCCAGGAGATGGGCGATGACCTCGGCGAGGACTTCGACGAGGCCGTCGACGAGGCGATGGAGGAGGCCAGCGCGGGCGGGGAGGGCGCGGAGGGCGGCGGGGACGATGACATTTGA
- a CDS encoding GNAT family N-acetyltransferase: protein MKLDILDRFERVGEAAWSDLEARSLHPVPFLSWSWQTLWWEAFGDGRPLKILRVADSDGQPVGLLPLYEKVPGIWQLVGGVDISDYLDVIAVRDREEEVWVELLQHRAAEPEVWDLHCVRAASPTVSLLPALAPAFGLSTVVQREERCPVVRLPDSWDGYLGRLSGKDRHELRRKLRRLEREWPGARVRSHTAAAGLDAAMDAFLTLHRKSKAGKARFMDTRMEGFFRRVAMALAARGSLRLWFLERDGAAVATYFCLEFAGSVAIYNSGFDPVHAALSPGTVLLAHVLRDAIERRVTRFDFLRGDEPYKYAFGGVAEDLFNVVIAR, encoded by the coding sequence GTGAAACTGGACATCCTCGACCGGTTCGAGCGCGTGGGCGAAGCAGCGTGGAGCGATCTGGAAGCCCGCTCGCTCCACCCTGTTCCGTTCCTGAGCTGGTCGTGGCAGACCCTCTGGTGGGAGGCTTTCGGCGACGGGCGGCCGCTCAAGATCCTCCGAGTCGCCGACTCGGACGGCCAGCCCGTGGGCCTGCTGCCCCTCTACGAGAAGGTGCCGGGGATCTGGCAGCTCGTCGGGGGAGTCGACATCTCGGACTACCTGGATGTCATCGCCGTCCGCGACAGAGAGGAGGAAGTCTGGGTGGAGCTCCTGCAGCACCGGGCCGCCGAGCCCGAGGTCTGGGACCTCCACTGTGTGCGGGCAGCGTCGCCCACGGTCTCGCTCCTCCCCGCGCTGGCGCCGGCTTTCGGCCTGTCCACGGTCGTGCAGCGTGAGGAGCGATGCCCCGTGGTCAGGCTCCCCGACTCGTGGGACGGCTACCTGGGGCGGCTCTCGGGAAAGGACCGGCACGAGCTGCGGCGGAAGCTCCGCCGACTCGAGCGCGAGTGGCCGGGGGCGCGGGTGCGCTCCCACACGGCCGCCGCAGGGCTCGACGCAGCGATGGATGCTTTCCTCACCCTCCACCGGAAGTCGAAAGCCGGCAAGGCCCGCTTCATGGACACGCGCATGGAGGGATTCTTCCGGCGGGTCGCCATGGCCCTGGCGGCGCGAGGCTCGCTCAGGCTCTGGTTCCTCGAGCGTGACGGTGCGGCCGTCGCGACCTACTTCTGCCTGGAGTTCGCCGGGAGCGTGGCCATCTACAACTCCGGCTTCGATCCGGTCCACGCGGCGCTCTCCCCCGGCACCGTCCTCCTCGCTCACGTGCTCAGGGATGCGATCGAGCGCCGGGTGACCCGCTTCGACTTCCTGCGCGGCGACGAGCCGTACAAGTACGCCTTCGGCGGCGTCGCGGAAGACCTCTTCAACGTGGTGATCGCGCGGTGA